The DNA window CGTTCCGCAAGTAAGTAATTTTGCAGAACTTTCTGAAGCCGAACAAAAACTTTGGGACAAAAAAACTGCAAGACAAAGAGAAGAAGATATTTCTGCCGAAGATTTTTACAGAGATAGAGCTGGAATAATGGCAGAATTTGGTAAAATTATTTGCATTTCTATTGGGATTTACGATAAAAATAATAAAATTCTCATCAGAAGTTTTGCAGGAGACCATGAAGAAGAATTATTAAAAGAATTTGGAGAAATTTTCAATCGCCCGAAGTTGCAAAACGTAATTTTGTGTGCACACAACGGAAAAGAATTTGATTTTCCTTGGATTGCTAGAAGATTTCTCATTAATGGAATGCAACCACCAATTCCATTCCAGATGTTTGGAAAAAAACCTTGGGAAATCCCGCATCTTGATACGATGGAATTGTGGAAATTTGGTGATTGGAAAAGTTTTATTTCTTTGGAATTAATGGCGCATATTTTTGGCGTTCCTACTCCCAAAGATGATATAGATGGTTCTATGGTTTCGTCTATTTATTATATAGAAAAAGACTTGCCGAGAATTGTAAAATATTGCGAAAAAGATGTGCTAACTTTGGCCAATATCTTTCGCAAAATGAGACAAGAAGATTTATTAGAAAGAAGAGAAGATTAAATCTCAAATGTATTAAGAATTATGAAATATACAGACGAACAAATTGCAGATATAGGTGAAAATATCATTAAAGCCTTAAAAACCGTTTTCGATCCAGAAATTCCTGTAGATATCTACGAATTGGGATTGGTTTATGATGTGCAAATTTCTGAAGATGGAGATGTAAAAGTGGTGATGACTCTTACTACGCCGAATTGTCCTGTAGCAGAATCTCTACCTCAAGAAGTAAAAGAAAAAGTTGCGGCTGTAGAAAATGTAAAATCTGTAGATTTAGAATTGACTTTTGAGCCAAGTTGGAACAAAGACAT is part of the Cloacibacterium normanense genome and encodes:
- a CDS encoding 3'-5' exonuclease; its protein translation is MIKNIPIEKVLFLDIETVPQVSNFAELSEAEQKLWDKKTARQREEDISAEDFYRDRAGIMAEFGKIICISIGIYDKNNKILIRSFAGDHEEELLKEFGEIFNRPKLQNVILCAHNGKEFDFPWIARRFLINGMQPPIPFQMFGKKPWEIPHLDTMELWKFGDWKSFISLELMAHIFGVPTPKDDIDGSMVSSIYYIEKDLPRIVKYCEKDVLTLANIFRKMRQEDLLERRED
- a CDS encoding SUF system Fe-S cluster assembly protein, coding for MKYTDEQIADIGENIIKALKTVFDPEIPVDIYELGLVYDVQISEDGDVKVVMTLTTPNCPVAESLPQEVKEKVAAVENVKSVDLELTFEPSWNKDMMSEEAKFELGILF